One Mycolicibacterium crocinum DNA window includes the following coding sequences:
- a CDS encoding PE-PPE domain-containing protein: MGAAGFVGRVGGLAVALGVGAAVCSGATAWADDGGSGASSAHAGSARSASSQATGALAKHGVATATTGRARPAAAVRAQSITSRATAKATPAATADPSAPDVPPTDSPLELAALAYSRRDTGVSPRPAAATTLAPEGVVQTLAAQNTALIMGPSGVPIPKPTYIQSVFDLYIAPSYPGSVPFQLDTPEGLYPITGVKSLPLNVSVQQGIQILAASIAEQVAAGNTATVFGYSQSAIISSLIMSQLPQGTPVNFVLVGNEMNPNGGMLSRFPGLNLPSLGLPFYGATPENAFPTTNYTLEYDGFADFPRYPLNVLSVLNAGLGIIFVHTKYADLTSQQVNSAIPLPTTDPSQKYYIIPTSNLPLLEPLRLLPVIGNPVADLLQPALKVIVNLGYGDPQYGWSTNGFANQQTTFGFIPDVNWGQVANLFVAGIGQGLHDFAADVSPGGVMWQELAALKLPTPGPAPAFPTPTGVISALQTVITDVAYTISNSAAALYAAALPTADIVNAIVTMLPAYGINLFLSGIEQALSGDVINGLVNAIGLPIAAATGLVTTAGLIEALVLIQAVQGFLGQETNV; this comes from the coding sequence GTGGGCGCAGCGGGATTTGTCGGGCGAGTTGGTGGGTTGGCGGTCGCGCTGGGCGTGGGTGCCGCAGTGTGCAGCGGCGCGACGGCATGGGCCGACGACGGCGGCTCGGGTGCCTCCTCGGCGCACGCCGGTTCGGCGCGGTCGGCATCGAGTCAGGCCACCGGCGCGCTGGCCAAGCACGGTGTGGCGACCGCGACCACGGGTCGTGCCCGTCCGGCCGCAGCGGTGCGAGCACAGTCGATCACCTCGCGGGCCACCGCCAAAGCCACCCCGGCAGCCACCGCCGATCCGTCGGCGCCCGACGTGCCGCCCACCGATTCGCCGCTGGAGTTGGCGGCGCTGGCCTACAGCCGTCGCGACACCGGTGTCTCGCCGCGGCCCGCAGCCGCCACCACATTGGCGCCGGAGGGCGTGGTCCAGACTCTCGCCGCGCAGAACACCGCATTGATCATGGGCCCCAGCGGTGTTCCGATCCCCAAACCCACCTACATCCAGAGTGTCTTCGATCTGTACATTGCGCCGTCGTATCCGGGGTCCGTCCCGTTCCAGCTGGACACCCCCGAGGGCCTCTATCCGATCACCGGCGTGAAGAGCCTGCCGCTGAATGTCTCAGTGCAGCAGGGCATTCAGATTCTCGCCGCCTCCATCGCCGAGCAGGTCGCCGCGGGTAACACCGCCACGGTGTTCGGTTACTCCCAGAGCGCGATCATCTCGTCATTGATCATGAGCCAGCTTCCGCAGGGCACACCCGTCAACTTTGTGTTGGTGGGTAACGAGATGAACCCCAACGGCGGCATGCTGTCCCGATTCCCGGGCTTGAATCTGCCGAGCCTGGGACTGCCGTTCTATGGCGCCACACCGGAAAATGCGTTCCCCACAACGAATTACACGCTGGAGTATGACGGGTTCGCCGACTTCCCGCGCTATCCGCTCAACGTCCTTTCGGTGCTCAACGCCGGGCTGGGTATCATTTTCGTGCACACCAAGTATGCGGATCTCACCTCGCAGCAGGTGAATTCGGCCATTCCTCTGCCGACCACCGATCCGAGCCAGAAGTACTACATCATCCCGACTTCGAATCTGCCGCTGCTCGAACCGCTGCGCCTGCTGCCGGTGATCGGTAACCCGGTGGCCGATCTGTTGCAGCCCGCGCTGAAGGTCATCGTGAACCTCGGCTACGGCGATCCCCAGTACGGCTGGTCCACCAACGGATTCGCCAATCAGCAGACGACCTTCGGGTTCATCCCCGATGTCAACTGGGGGCAGGTCGCCAACCTGTTCGTCGCCGGCATCGGGCAGGGCCTGCACGACTTCGCCGCTGACGTCAGCCCGGGCGGGGTGATGTGGCAGGAACTGGCTGCGCTGAAGTTGCCGACGCCCGGACCGGCACCCGCGTTCCCCACCCCCACCGGCGTCATCTCGGCACTGCAGACGGTGATCACCGACGTGGCCTACACCATCTCCAATTCCGCGGCGGCACTGTATGCGGCGGCGCTACCGACGGCCGACATCGTCAACGCCATCGTCACGATGCTGCCCGCCTACGGAATCAACCTGTTCCTCAGCGGAATTGAGCAAGCGCTGTCCGGCGACGTGATCAACGGGTTGGTCAACGCGATCGGACTTCCGATCGCCGCCGCCACCGGGCTGGTCACCACGGCAGGCCTGATCGAGGCGCTCGTCCTGATCCAGGCAGTCCAGGGATTCCTGGGTCAGGAGACCAACGTCTAG
- a CDS encoding thiolase family protein, whose product MTQSENAVAIIGVGLHPFGRFEKTAMQMGAEAIELALKDSGVEWKDIQFGFGGSYEVSNPDAVTRLVGLTGITFTNVFNACATAASAIQQTADTIRLGKYDIGIAVGLDKHPRGAFTDDPAKLALPQWYAQNGQFVTTKFFGIKANRYIHDHGISEETLARVANKNFRNGVLNPNAFRRKEISVEEIMASPVLNYPLRQYMFCAPDEGAAAVIMCRADIAHRFTDKPVYVRASEIRTRTFGAYEVHGTSAPLDEDVSPTVYAAKAAYEEAGIGPEDIDIAQLQDTDAGAEIIHMAETGLCADGEQEKLLADGATEIHGSLPINTDGGLIANGEPIGASGLRQMHELVRQLRGEAGERQVPGNPRVGLAQVYGAPGTASATILSL is encoded by the coding sequence ATGACGCAATCAGAAAATGCAGTCGCGATCATCGGGGTCGGCCTGCACCCCTTCGGACGGTTCGAGAAGACCGCCATGCAGATGGGCGCCGAGGCAATCGAGCTGGCGCTGAAGGATTCGGGCGTGGAGTGGAAAGACATCCAGTTCGGCTTCGGCGGCAGCTATGAGGTGTCCAACCCGGACGCGGTGACCCGCCTGGTCGGCCTGACCGGCATCACGTTCACCAACGTCTTCAACGCCTGTGCCACCGCCGCCAGCGCCATCCAGCAGACCGCGGACACCATCCGGCTCGGCAAGTACGACATTGGCATCGCCGTCGGCCTGGACAAGCACCCGCGCGGTGCGTTCACCGACGACCCGGCCAAGCTGGCGCTGCCGCAGTGGTACGCCCAGAACGGGCAGTTCGTCACCACCAAGTTCTTCGGCATCAAGGCCAACCGGTACATCCACGACCACGGCATCTCCGAAGAGACGCTGGCGCGGGTGGCCAACAAGAACTTCCGCAACGGCGTGCTGAACCCGAATGCCTTCCGGCGCAAGGAAATCTCCGTCGAGGAAATCATGGCCTCGCCGGTGCTGAACTACCCGCTGCGGCAGTACATGTTCTGCGCTCCGGATGAGGGCGCCGCCGCGGTCATCATGTGCCGCGCCGACATCGCCCACCGCTTCACCGACAAGCCGGTGTACGTGCGCGCCAGCGAAATTCGTACCCGGACCTTCGGCGCCTACGAGGTGCACGGCACGTCGGCCCCGCTCGACGAGGACGTGTCGCCGACCGTGTATGCGGCAAAGGCGGCCTACGAGGAGGCCGGCATCGGTCCGGAGGACATCGACATCGCCCAGCTTCAGGACACCGACGCCGGCGCCGAGATCATCCACATGGCCGAGACCGGACTGTGCGCGGACGGTGAGCAGGAGAAGCTGCTGGCCGACGGTGCCACCGAGATCCACGGATCGCTGCCGATCAACACCGATGGCGGCCTGATCGCCAACGGCGAGCCGATCGGCGCCTCGGGCCTGCGCCAGATGCACGAGCTGGTGCGCCAGCTGCGTGGCGAGGCTGGCGAACGTCAGGTGCCGGGCAACCCCCGCGTCGGACTCGCGCAGGTGTACGGCGCACCCGGAACCGCCTCGGCGACAATCCTTTCGCTCTAG
- a CDS encoding Zn-ribbon domain-containing OB-fold protein: MQKALAPEISTWPEDNPQLIGSKCASCSAVVFPSQERCPHCSAGGMNEVKLPRRGTLVAWTTQGFPPGAPYIGPTGEDFVPFGVGLVQLDDVVRVEGRLTENDPEKLKWGMDVELTMIPFATDADGNEVVTFAFQPAEA, encoded by the coding sequence ATGCAAAAGGCCCTGGCGCCCGAAATCTCCACTTGGCCGGAAGACAATCCGCAGCTGATCGGTAGCAAATGTGCCAGTTGTTCGGCCGTGGTCTTTCCCAGCCAGGAGCGTTGCCCGCACTGCAGCGCGGGCGGCATGAACGAGGTCAAGCTGCCCCGACGCGGCACCTTGGTCGCGTGGACCACGCAGGGCTTCCCACCCGGTGCCCCCTATATCGGCCCGACCGGTGAGGACTTCGTCCCGTTCGGTGTCGGCCTGGTCCAGCTCGACGACGTCGTGCGCGTCGAGGGCCGGCTCACCGAGAACGACCCCGAGAAGCTCAAGTGGGGCATGGACGTCGAGCTCACGATGATCCCGTTCGCCACGGACGCCGACGGCAATGAGGTCGTCACGTTCGCCTTCCAGCCGGCGGAGGCATAG
- a CDS encoding LLM class F420-dependent oxidoreductase, which yields MRFGLFIPQGWRLDLAGIPTDKHWQVMRDLADHADAGPWDSLWVYDHFHTVPIPTDEATHEAWTLMAAYAATTSRIKLGQMCTAMSYRNPVYLAKVAATTDIISGGRVQMGIGGGWYEHEWRAYGYGFPSAGVRLARLDEGVQIMRDAWQMGKVTFDGKQYQVDGAIVAPKPLQENGIPLWIAGGGEKVTLKIAAKYAQYTNFTSEPDGFKHKSQVLADHCREVGTDFDAIVRSANVNAILGTSADDVTARVKRVRDRLAGVCGDAAADAMMTTVSAPGSAAGTPEQVVESLTELRELGCEYVICYFPEAAYDRSGIELFEREVIPALT from the coding sequence ATGCGCTTCGGACTGTTCATCCCGCAGGGCTGGCGACTCGATCTGGCCGGCATTCCCACTGACAAGCACTGGCAGGTCATGCGTGATCTGGCCGATCACGCCGACGCGGGTCCGTGGGACTCGCTGTGGGTCTACGACCATTTCCATACCGTGCCGATCCCGACCGACGAAGCCACGCACGAGGCGTGGACCCTGATGGCGGCCTACGCCGCGACCACCTCACGGATCAAGCTCGGCCAGATGTGCACCGCGATGAGCTACCGCAACCCGGTCTACCTCGCCAAGGTCGCCGCCACCACCGACATCATCTCCGGTGGCCGGGTGCAGATGGGCATCGGCGGCGGCTGGTACGAGCACGAGTGGCGCGCCTACGGCTACGGCTTCCCCTCCGCCGGGGTGCGGCTGGCCCGCCTCGACGAGGGCGTCCAGATCATGCGCGATGCCTGGCAGATGGGGAAGGTGACCTTCGACGGCAAGCAGTATCAGGTGGACGGGGCGATCGTCGCACCTAAGCCGTTACAGGAGAACGGGATTCCGCTGTGGATCGCCGGCGGTGGCGAGAAGGTGACGCTCAAGATCGCGGCGAAGTACGCGCAGTACACCAACTTCACCTCCGAGCCCGACGGGTTCAAGCACAAGTCGCAGGTGCTCGCCGACCACTGTCGCGAGGTGGGCACCGACTTCGACGCGATCGTCCGCTCGGCCAATGTCAACGCGATCCTCGGAACTTCGGCCGACGACGTCACCGCGCGGGTGAAGCGGGTGCGCGACCGGCTGGCCGGCGTCTGCGGCGACGCGGCGGCCGACGCGATGATGACGACGGTCAGTGCGCCCGGCTCGGCCGCAGGCACGCCCGAGCAGGTCGTCGAGAGTCTGACGGAGTTGCGCGAGCTGGGCTGTGAGTACGTGATCTGCTACTTCCCGGAGGCCGCCTACGACCGGTCGGGTATCGAACTGTTCGAGCGCGAGGTGATTCCCGCGCTCACGTGA
- a CDS encoding class I adenylate-forming enzyme family protein, with protein sequence MSESAATILSRLATSLAGYGDAPCIEFNGRWYTGDEIAAYAGAIDDALRSAGVADGAAVGVVARNRPPHAAAVVGLLGAGRWVSMIYSFQSAEAIGRDIEQLELAAVVADREDWTEPVIAAARRTGTAGIAVALTRPTVELVAGIERASDRLHAAGRDDSTGLQVLTSGTTGPPKRHPIPTSVLEHTVSSVAVTGASADEPPELMYWPLGGIGGVCQLITGAYLGKRIALLEKFSVADWVRVVKTYGIRRCGLQPAAVRMLLDADLPREDLASLEYVISAAGPLDPETRDAFEQRYGVPVLLAYGATEFAGSVCTWTPDLYREFGTVKRASSGRVMPNTEVRIIDPAGSGEVPTGEQGILEAKIRAISPEWIRTNDLASIDADGFITLHGRADGAINRGGFKVLPENVRRVLVGHPSVRDAAVVGVPDARLGEVPFAAVEPIPGAPTPDPAELVDLVRNALPKHYVPVEVVVVAELPRNQSLKVSLRDIAAMYRGGAG encoded by the coding sequence GTGAGCGAGAGCGCCGCGACGATTCTCAGCAGGTTGGCCACCAGCCTGGCCGGCTACGGCGACGCGCCGTGTATCGAGTTCAACGGCCGTTGGTACACCGGCGACGAGATCGCCGCCTACGCCGGTGCGATCGACGACGCGCTGCGGTCGGCCGGTGTCGCCGACGGTGCGGCCGTCGGGGTGGTGGCCCGCAACCGGCCACCGCATGCGGCGGCAGTGGTGGGGCTGCTCGGCGCCGGGCGTTGGGTGTCGATGATCTATTCGTTCCAGTCGGCCGAGGCGATCGGGCGGGACATCGAACAGCTGGAACTGGCCGCGGTGGTCGCCGACCGGGAGGACTGGACCGAGCCGGTGATCGCCGCCGCGCGCCGCACCGGCACCGCGGGCATCGCGGTTGCTCTGACACGGCCCACCGTGGAACTCGTTGCCGGCATCGAGCGGGCGTCCGATCGGCTGCATGCGGCCGGCCGGGATGACTCGACCGGATTGCAGGTGCTCACCAGCGGCACCACCGGGCCGCCGAAACGGCACCCAATTCCCACCTCGGTGCTGGAGCACACGGTGTCCAGCGTGGCCGTCACCGGCGCCTCCGCCGATGAGCCGCCTGAGCTGATGTACTGGCCGTTGGGCGGCATCGGCGGGGTGTGCCAGCTGATCACCGGGGCCTACCTGGGCAAGCGGATCGCCCTGCTGGAGAAGTTCAGCGTCGCGGACTGGGTGCGGGTGGTGAAGACCTACGGCATCCGCCGCTGCGGCCTGCAGCCGGCGGCCGTCCGCATGCTGCTCGACGCCGACCTGCCACGCGAGGACCTCGCCTCGCTGGAATACGTGATCAGCGCAGCGGGCCCGTTGGATCCCGAAACCCGCGACGCCTTTGAGCAGCGTTACGGCGTTCCGGTGCTCTTGGCTTATGGTGCAACCGAATTCGCGGGATCGGTGTGCACCTGGACCCCCGATCTGTATCGGGAGTTCGGCACCGTCAAGCGCGCCAGCTCGGGTCGGGTGATGCCCAATACCGAGGTCCGCATCATCGACCCGGCCGGCAGCGGCGAGGTGCCGACAGGTGAACAGGGAATCCTGGAAGCCAAGATCAGGGCCATCAGCCCGGAGTGGATCCGCACCAACGACCTGGCCTCCATCGATGCCGACGGGTTCATCACGCTGCACGGCCGGGCCGACGGCGCGATCAATCGCGGCGGATTCAAGGTGCTGCCGGAGAACGTCCGGCGGGTCCTCGTCGGCCATCCGTCGGTCCGCGACGCCGCGGTCGTCGGCGTACCCGATGCGCGGCTCGGCGAGGTGCCGTTCGCCGCGGTCGAGCCCATCCCGGGAGCGCCCACACCCGACCCTGCCGAACTCGTGGACTTGGTCCGCAACGCCCTGCCCAAGCACTATGTGCCGGTCGAGGTGGTCGTCGTCGCGGAGCTTCCACGGAACCAATCGCTCAAAGTTTCGCTTCGTGACATAGCCGCGATGTACCGCGGCGGTGCGGGTTAG